The nucleotide sequence AAATGTAAGTATTTCCTCTTTTACAGAAACATCATAATGATTTGACTGATAATCTAATTTATTGAAGTCTATCTTTTCCTTTTTCTTTTCTTCTTTTCTGATAATGAAATTTTCTTTTAAAAAAGAATCTACTATATCTAGGTCAGAGATAAATGGACATATTATTCTGATACCTAATTTATCACTTAAGTCATTATAACCATACTCCTTAGTTTTCTGTTTTTTTTGAATCTTTTTTATAAGACTTTGAATTTCCTTTGTTCTGTATGAAATTTCTGGGTGCAACTCTTTACTGTATAATCCTTTCCTTATAAGGAATGACACTTCCGCACCCAATTTATTTATCTTGGGTTCATCTTCATTCCATTGTTTTGATATTTGAGCAATATCAAACATTATTTTACTTTTTTGATTTTAGATTTTATTTCAGCTTTGCACTCTCCTGTTTGTTCGTCCTTACTAAAAGATACCTTGTCACCAAAGCTACCATTAGCTCCTAAAATTGAGATTCCATTTTCAAATTCAATAATAATTTTATTTATATGTGAATCAATTAATGTATTATCTTTTGTGTAATTTGCGAATTCAAAATCTCGACTCAGCAAATATTCCCGATACAGATTTTTATATTGTGTGGACGTTATATAATCTTCTGCAAATTCTCTTGAGCTTATAGTTGCCTGATTCTTTCGCAGATATGAATTTAAGTCTTGAATGTATTGAGAACGTAATATTTCATCAGGAATTGTGTCTAAAAACATTCGAGTCAATTCGTAAAATCTTTTCGTTGATATTTTAGGGTCAGAATAAGGAATACATCCCATGAAATCAAGGAAAAATGTATTTATTTCTTTTTTATTTCTAGGGTTTATTTGATAATCCATTAACCGACCATCATAATCTGTTTCTGCCGATAAACGATTGATAAATAATGCAACTTTAAAGATCTTGGTTTTCTTTGTAA is from uncultured Macellibacteroides sp. and encodes:
- a CDS encoding nucleoid-associated protein, with translation MYRIDYSLLVIDNLIIHDVPKHKKGDLSLGPNHSENKSTITDGLRIFFQDKIKTALNSDQSFNVCFKEETSSSVPICVNSIIDSEISFVDQSKDIATNLFNFQKGNNAAGILLIVKGHISELPICVILKLERDNGAQLVLNEETRTFNVEEVHDLMLTKKTKIFKVALFINRLSAETDYDGRLMDYQINPRNKKEINTFFLDFMGCIPYSDPKISTKRFYELTRMFLDTIPDEILRSQYIQDLNSYLRKNQATISSREFAEDYITSTQYKNLYREYLLSRDFEFANYTKDNTLIDSHINKIIIEFENGISILGANGSFGDKVSFSKDEQTGECKAEIKSKIKKVK